In a single window of the Pseudopipra pipra isolate bDixPip1 chromosome Z, bDixPip1.hap1, whole genome shotgun sequence genome:
- the MYORG gene encoding myogenesis-regulating glycosidase, protein MYTFLPENFTPVKQKPSKELRPMLGAILLGLMLFIAAVVAWCYYTVSLRKAERLKTELMDLRADGFVIRNQHGEVVFRLAFRSGSLDLESCSKEGEILSCTRSSRGPLNFFIQTVKPKDTVMCYRVRWEELAAGPAVEHTMFWEDAHWYGGSEMSTQHWPIRLAGYQEPVPYVTSDVYSFRDSFGGILERYWLSSKAAAIKINDSVPFHLGFNATERALFFQARYKDSPYKPLPGQPPFPELSYRVCVGSDITSIHKYMVRRYFNKPSKIPAENAFRYPIWSTWALYKNDIDQDKLLRFAEKIKKYRFNCSHIEIDDMYTQAYGDFDFDPVKFPNVTETFAKLREDGFKITLWTHPFINYNSSNFGVGIERQLFIKEPSGRLPAMVEWWNGIGAILDFTNPAARDWFQSHLRQLRHKYGISSFKFDAGETSYLPKQFSTFRPLSDPSIWSRRYTEMAIPFYELAEVRVGYQSQNISCFFRIIDRDSVWGYELGLKSLIPTVLTISMLGYPFISADMIGGNFFPNKTNGAVEIPDRELYVRWLELSAFMPSMQFSIPPWLYDKEVVEIAQKFTELHESLVAPLLLELAGEVTDTGDPIIRPIWWISPRDEATHRIDSQFLIGDTLMVAPVLEMGKQERDVYLPAGKWRSYKGELFEKTPVLLTDYPVDLDEVAYFLWVS, encoded by the coding sequence ATGTACACCTTCCTGCCCGAGAACTTTACACCTGTGAAGCAGAAGCCCTCCAAGGAGCTGAGGCCCATGCTTGGGGCCATCTTGCTGGGCCTCATGCTGTTCATCGCCGCGGTGGTGGCCTGGTGCTACTACACGGTGTCCCTGCGGAAGGCGGAGCGGCTCAAGACGGAGCTGATGGACCTGCGGGCGGACGGCTTCGTCATCAGGAACCAGCATGGGGAGGTGGTGTTCCGGCTGGCCTTCCGCTCGGGCAGCCTGGACCTGGAGTCGTGCTCCAAGGAGGGCGAGATCCTGAGCTGCACACGGTCGAGCCGGGGGCCGCTCAACTTCTTCATCCAGACGGTGAAGCCCAAGGACACGGTGATGTGCTACCGCGtgcgctgggaggagctggCGGCCGGCCCGGCGGTGGAGCACACCATGTTCTGGGAGGATGCCCACTGGTACGGGGGCTCGGAGATGAGCACCCAGCACTGGCCCATCCGCCTGGCCGGCTACCAGGAGCCCGTGCCCTACGTGACCAGTGACGTCTACTCCTTCCGCGACAGCTTTGGCGGCATCCTGGAGCGCTACTGGCTCTCCTCCAAGGCGGCGGCCATCAAGATCAACGACTCCGTGCCCTTCCACCTGGGCTTCAACGCCACTGAGCGCGCCCTCTTCTTCCAGGCCCGCTACAAGGACTCGCCCTACAAGCCCCTGCCGGGGCAGCCGCCCTTCCCCGAGCTCAGCTACCGTGTCTGTGTGGGCTCCGACATCACCTCCATCCACAAGTACATGGTGCGCAGGTACTTCAACAAGCCCTCCAAGATCCCTGCCGAGAACGCCTTCCGATACCCCATCTGGTCCACCTGGGCACTCTACAAGAACGACATCGACCAGGATAAACTCTTGCGATTTGCCGAAAAGATCAAGAAATACCGTTTTAATTGCAGCCACATAGAGATCGATGACATGTACACCCAAGCCTATGGGGACTTTGATTTTGACCCTGTCAAGTTCCCCAATGTGACGGAGACGTTTGCAAAACTGAGGGAAGATGGGTTTAAGATCACTCTGTGGACTCACCCTTTCATAAACTACAATTCCTCCAATTTTGGTGTGGGGATTGAGCGTCAGCTGTTCATCAAGGAGCCATCAGGGCGGCTGCCAGCCATGGTGGAGTGGTGGAATGGCATTGGGGCCATCCTGGACTTCACCAACCCAGCAGCCCGGGACTGGTTCCAGAGCCACCTGCGCCAGCTCCGACACAAGTACGGCATCTCGTCCTTCAAGTTTGATGCAGGCGAAACCAGCTACCTGCCCAAGCAGTTCAGCACCTTCCGGCCGCTCTCGGACCCCAGCATCTGGTCCCGGCGCTACACGGAGATGGCCATCCCCTTCTACGAGCTGGCCGAGGTGCGGGTGGGCTACCAGTCCCAGAACATCTCCTGCTTCTTCCGCATCATCGACCGTGACTCCGTCTGGGGCTACGAGCTCGGCCTCAAGTCCCTCATCCCCACGGTGCTCACCATCAGCATGCTGGGGTACCCCTTCATATCTGCCGACATGATCGGAGggaattttttccccaataaGACAAATGGGGCGGTGGAGATCCCCGACCGGGAGCTGTACGTGCGGTGGCTGGAGCTGTCGGCCTTCATGCCCTCCATGCAGTTCTCCATCCCGCCCTGGCTTTACGACAAGGAGGTGGTGGAGATCGCCCAGAAGTTCACGGAGCTCCACGAGTCGCTGGTGGCTCCGCTACTGCTGGAGCTGGCCGGGGAGGTCACCGACACGGGCGACCCCATCATCCGTCCCATCTGGTGGATCTCGCCCCGCGACGAGGCCACTCACAGGATCGACTCCCAGTTCCTCATTGGGGACACCCTCATGGTGGCACCTGTCCTGGAGATGGGCAAGCAGGAGCGGGATGTCTACCTGCCGGCGGGCAAGTGGCGCAGCTACAAGGGGGAGCTGTTTGAGAAGACCCCAGTGCTGCTCACTGACTATCCCGTTGACCTGGATGAAGTTGCCTATTTCCTCTGGGTGTCCTAA
- the LOC135406873 gene encoding myogenesis-regulating glycosidase-like yields the protein MESRVTHRLGKHGNAPKGAAKERPENVIPVKQKPSKELRPMLGAILLGLMLFIAAVVAWCYYTVSLRKAERLKTELMDLRADGFVIRNQHGEVVFRLAFHSGSLDLESCSKEGEILSCTQSSRGPLNFFIQTVKPKDTVMCYRVRWEELAAGPAVEHTMFWEDAHWYGGSEMSTQHWPIRLAGYQEPVPYVTSDVYSFRDSFGGILERYWLSSKAAAIKINDSVPFHLGFNATERALFFQARYKDSPYKPLPGQPPFPELSYRVCVGSDITSIHKYMVRRYFNKPSKIPAENAFRYPIWSTWALYKKDINQDKILQFARNIRKYRFNCSHIEIDDMYTQAYGDFDFDPVKFPNVTEMFAKLREDGFKVTLWIHPFIHTDSSNFGVGIERQLFIKEPSGRLPAMVEWWNGIGAILDFTNPAARDWFQSHLRQLRHKYGISSFKFDAGETSYLPKQFSTFRPLSDPSIWSRRYTEMAIPFYELAEVRVGYQSQNISCFFRIIDRDSVWGYELGLKSLIPTVLTISMLGYPFVLPDMIGGNFLPNKTEGAVEIPDRELYVRWLELSAFMPSMQFSIPPWLYDKEVVEIAQKFTELHESLVAPLLLELAGEVTDTGDPIIRPIWWISPRDEATHRIDSQFLIGDTLMVAPVLEMGKQERDVYLPAGKWRSYKGELFEKTPVLLTDYPVDLDEVAYFLWVS from the coding sequence ATGGAGAGTCGAGTTACTCACCGCCTgggaaaacatggaaatgcTCCAAAGGGTGCTGCCAAAGAAAGGCCTGAAAATGTCATACCTGTGAAGCAGAAGCCCTCCAAGGAGCTGAGGCCCATGCTCGGGGCCATCTTGCTGGGCCTCATGCTGTTCATCGCCGCGGTGGTGGCCTGGTGCTACTACACGGTGTCCCTGCGGAAGGCGGAGCGGCTCAAGACGGAGCTGATGGACCTGCGGGCGGACGGCTTCGTCATCAGGAACCAGCACGGGGAGGTGGTGTTCCGGCTGGCCTTCCACTCGGGCAGCCTGGACCTGGAGTCATGCTCCAAGGAGGGCGAGATCCTGAGCTGCACACAGTCGAGCCGGGGGCCGCTCAACTTCTTCATCCAGACGGTGAAGCCCAAGGACACGGTGATGTGCTACCGCGtgcgctgggaggagctggCGGCCGGCCCGGCGGTGGAGCACACCATGTTCTGGGAGGATGCCCACTGGTACGGGGGCTCGGAGATGAGCACCCAGCACTGGCCCATCCGCCTGGCCGGCTACCAGGAGCCCGTGCCCTACGTGACCAGTGACGTCTACTCCTTCCGCGACAGCTTTGGCGGCATCCTGGAGCGCTACTGGCTCTCCTCCAAGGCGGCGGCCATCAAGATCAACGACTCCGTGCCCTTCCACCTGGGCTTCAACGCCACTGAGCGCGCCCTCTTCTTCCAGGCCCGCTACAAGGACTCGCCCTACAAGCCCCTGCCGGGGCAGCCGCCCTTCCCCGAGCTCAGCTACCGTGTCTGTGTGGGCTCCGACATCACCTCCATCCACAAGTACATGGTGCGCAGGTACTTCAACAAGCCCTCCAAGATCCCTGCTGAGAACGCCTTCCGATACCCCATCTGGTCCACCTGGGCACTCTACAAGAAAGATATAAACCAGGATAAAATTCTGCAGTTTGCAAGAAACATCAGGAAGTACCGTTTTAATTGCAGCCACATAGAGATCGATGACATGTACACCCAAGCCTATGGGGACTTTGATTTTGACCCTGTCAAGTTCCCCAACGTGACGGAGATGTTTGCAAAACTGAGGGAAGATGGGTTTAAGGTCACTCTGTGGATCCATCCCTTTATACACACAGATTCCTCCAATTTTGGTGTGGGGATTGAGCGTCAGCTGTTCATCAAGGAGCCGTCAGGGCGGCTGCCAGCCATGGTGGAGTGGTGGAATGGCATTGGGGCCATCCTGGACTTCACCAACCCAGCAGCCCGGGACTGGTTCCAGAGCCACCTGCGCCAGCTCCGACACAAGTACGGCATCTCGTCCTTCAAGTTTGATGCAGGCGAGACCAGCTACCTGCCCAAGCAGTTCAGCACCTTCCGGCCGCTCTCAGACCCCAGCATCTGGTCCCGGCGCTACACGGAGATGGCCATCCCCTTCTACGAGCTGGCCGAGGTGCGGGTGGGCTACCAGTCCCAGAACATCTCCTGCTTCTTCCGCATCATCGACCGTGACTCCGTCTGGGGCTACGAGCTCGGCCTCAAGTCCCTCATCCCCACGGTGCTCACCATCAGCATGCTGGGGTACCCATTTGTGCTGCCAGATATGATTGGAGGGAACTTCCTCCCTAATAAGACAGAGGGGGCAGTGGAGATCCCCGACCGGGAGCTGTACGTGCGGTGGCTGGAGCTGTCGGCCTTCATGCCCTCCATGCAGTTCTCCATCCCGCCCTGGCTCTACGACAAGGAGGTGGTGGAGATCGCCCAGAAGTTCACGGAGCTCCACGAGTCGCTGGTGGCCCCGCTACTGCTGGAGCTGGCCGGGGAGGTCACCGACACGGGCGACCCCATCATCCGTCCCATCTGGTGGATCTCGCCCCGCGACGAGGCCACTCACAGGATCGACTCCCAGTTCCTCATTGGGGACACCCTCATGGTGGCACCTGTCCTGGAGATGGGCAAGCAGGAGCGGGATGTCTACCTGCCAGCGGGCAAGTGGCGCAGCTACAAGGGGGAGCTGTTTGAGAAGACCCCAGTGCTGCTCACTGACTATCCTGTTGACCTGGATGAAGTTGCCTATTTCCTCTGGGTGTCCTAA